A DNA window from Daucus carota subsp. sativus chromosome 3, DH1 v3.0, whole genome shotgun sequence contains the following coding sequences:
- the LOC108215043 gene encoding uncharacterized protein LOC108215043 isoform X2, with protein sequence MIMWSISYPNYIPAPILFSSPPCYPFQLPLYAHCSYLVPLFFNTNYQYLYHYPNKNNNLEASQMNPHPRPRRQDLNPRESSRFKKWFPLRVSNPWRKRSGRSDACFRCKKRGHFAIGCPRNVMRNKSRFSSSVAVIIGQDGLQYSAPSLICHCGLCCSLTTRKRRDTTIRKCYTCSLRNCRMFKWEDEVNKDELISVPKCRCGAGFCRQLTDSRGKYFACPIKKGQGACSFFKLLTDESLINDRHVDERITPPNLTIGDFTDSFPANSVQKETRSSYVLDTAEHNPNQREISVYQKLKLMEVELEHEEDTSHRTLRKCNKRFRDGAPKYDSSFSNTVEFSNVPQSYSEGGNTAGNVHVRKSMFRRNALADWLKIAATNLNIELFKGWWGRLAYPPQPCLQLTESKPFYCCVFPSFDPISVPRIVEIVDCQSPNRHNLRQILEGSPMFEAISDQFARVARDLQYKLVSLLKSSDFHAHDYMEREANITFTALDQLQVLSKPFHEQVKKFIRSASNLNKAERSIIHNDESYNDSQDHYNSKRMKRDDLISDYGVAKAGIETCKERFHSLGEESCRQKTMLFQVVGKLSSSEAQNKHHKARCAQISMDLLELEKPLQVAEKNLQLLQQKKEEYEYDAAKVAYKKARLELLGSSPDK encoded by the exons ATGATAATGTGGAGTATCAGCTATCCAAACTATATTCCAGCGCCGATCTTATTCAGCTCTCCACCATGCTACCCTTTCCAACTCCCTCTCTATGCTCACTGCTCCTATTTGGTGCCCCTTTTTTTCAACACGAATTATCAATACCTTTATCATTATCCTAACAAAAATAACAACTTGGAAGCTTCACAAATGAATCCCCATCCTCGACCACGACGACAAGATTTAAATCCTAGAGAATCGTCCAGATTTAAGAAATGGTTCCCTTTGCGAGTTTCGAATCCATGGAGAAAAAGAAGCGGCAGAAGTGATGCTTGTTTCAGATGTAAAAAACGAGGCCATTTCGCCATCGGGTGTCCCCGGAACGTGATGCGCAACAAGTCTAGGTTTTCTTCATCGGTTGCGGTGATTATAGGACAAGACGGCTTGCAATACTCTGCCCCGTCCTTGATTTGTCATTGCGGTCTATGTTGTTCACTCACTACTAGGAAAAGGCGGGATACGACTATTAGGAAATGCTACACTTGCTCG CTTAGAAACTGCCGAATGTTTAAATGGGAAGATGAGGTGAACAAGGATGAGCTAATAAGTGTCCCGAAATGCAGGTGTGGGGCGGGATTTTGCCGTCAGTTAACTGATTCACGTGGCAAGTATTTTGCCTGTCCTATAAAAAAG GGACAGGGAGCTTGTTCATTTTTCAAGTTGCTTACTGATGAATCACTAATAAATGATAGACATGTGGATGAAAGAATCACCCCACCTAATCTTACAATAGGGGATTTCACTGATTCCTTCCCTGCAAACAGTGTTCAGAAGGAGACCAGATCGTCGTATGTACTGGACACTGCTGAACATAATCCTAATCAGAGGGAAATATCAGTTTATCAAAAGTTGAAACTGATGGAAGTGGAGTTAGAGCACGAAGAAGATACATCGCATAGAACTCTGAGAAAGTGCAACAAACGATTTCGAGATGGAGCTCCAAAATATGACAGTTCTTTCTCCAACACTGTTGAGTTCAGCAATGTTCCTCAATCCTATAGTGAAGGTGGGAATACTGCGGGAAATGTTCATGTCAGGAAGAGTATGTTTCGGAGGAATGCTTTGGCAG ATTGGTTGAAAATCGCTGCAACGAATTTAAACATAGAACTTTTTAAGGGTTGGTGGGGAAGGCTAGCTTATCCTCCCCAACCTTGTTTGCAACTGACTGAATCGAAGCCTTTCTATTGCT GTGTGTTCCCTTCCTTTGATCCCATATCTGTCCCCCGTATTGTGGAAATAGTTGATTGTCAGTCTCCGAATCGCCATAATCTTCGACAAATTCTAGAAGGCAGTCCTATGTTTGAAGCAATATCAGACCAGTTTGCTAGAGTAGCAAGAGACCTTCAGTACAAGCTCGTCTCATTACTCAAGTCATCAGATTTTCACGCGCATGATTATATGGAGCGGGAGGCAAATATTACCTTTACTGCGCTAGATCAACTTCAAGTTCTATCAAAACCATTTCATGAGCAAGTCAAAAAATTTATTCGGAGTGCATCTAATTTAAATAAAGCTGAACGTTCTATTATCCATAATGATGAATCATATAATGATTCTCAGGATCATTACAATAGCAAAAGAATGAAAAGAGATGATCTTATTAGTGATTATGGCGTGGCTAAGGCAGGCATAGAGACTTGTAAAGAACGTTTTCACTCTCTTGGTGAAGAATCTTGTCGCCAAAAGACCATGCTTTTCCAAGTTGTGGGCAAGTTGTCTTCTTCAGAAGCTCAAAACAAGCATCACAAGGCCCGTTGTGCTCAGATATCTATGGATTTGCTAGAGTTGGAGAAACCTCTTCAGGTTGCTGAAAaaaatttgcaacttttgcagcAGAAAAAAGAAGAATACGAATACGATGCTGCAAAGGTGGCATATAAGAAGGCGAGGTTGGAACTTTTGGGATCGTCACCTGACAAATAA
- the LOC108210431 gene encoding LIM domain-containing protein WLIM2b, translating into MSFTGTQQKCKACSKTVYPMELVSADGIDFHKSCFKCTHCKGTLKLSNYSSMEGVLYCKPHFEQLYKESGNFNKNFLSPAKSADQSTPMLTKSPSKAAGMFSGTQDKCATCGKTAYPLEKVTVENESYHKTCFKCCHGGCYITPSNYAALEGNLYCKHHFSQLFKEKGSYTHLLKSASVRRPAASIPEA; encoded by the exons ATGTCGTTCACCGGTACACAACAGAAATGCAAGGCTTGTTCGAAAACTGTGTATCCAATGGAGCTGGTGTCTGCTGATGGTATTGATTTCCATAAGTCTTGTTTCAAGTGCACCCATTGCAAAGGGACTTTGAAG CTGAGCAACTACTCCTCAATGGAAGGTGTTTTGTACTGCAAGCCACACTTTGAGCAGCTGTACAAGGAATCGGGAAACTTCAACAAGAACTTTCTTTCAC CTGCAAAGTCAGCGGATCAGTCAACTCCAATGCTG ACAAAGTCACCTAGCAAAGCTGCTGGCATGTTTTCTGGCACACAAGATAAATGTGCTACTTGCGGTAAAACAGCTTATCCACTAGAGAAG GTGACAGTGGAGAATGAATCCTATCACAAGACTTGCTTCAAGTGTTGTCATGGTGGATGCTACATAACTCCATCAAATTATGCAGCCCTTGAAGGCAATTTGTACTGCAAACATCATTTTTCCCAGCTTTTCAAGGAGAAAGGTAGCTACACCCATCTTCTTAAGTCCGCGTCAGTCAGGAGACCAGCAGCCTCCATTCCTGAAGCTTAA
- the LOC108215043 gene encoding uncharacterized protein LOC108215043 isoform X1 codes for MIMWSISYPNYIPAPILFSSPPCYPFQLPLYAHCSYLVPLFFNTNYQYLYHYPNKNNNLEASQMNPHPRPRRQDLNPRESSRFKKWFPLRVSNPWRKRSGRSDACFRCKKRGHFAIGCPRNVMRNKSRFSSSVAVIIGQDGLQYSAPSLICHCGLCCSLTTRKRRDTTIRKCYTCSLRNCRMFKWEDEVNKDELISVPKCRCGAGFCRQLTDSRGKYFACPIKKGQGACSFFKLLTDESLINDRHVDERITPPNLTIGDFTDSFPANSVQKETRSSYVLDTAEHNPNQREISVYQKLKLMEVELEHEEDTSHRTLRKCNKRFRDGAPKYDSSFSNTVEFSNVPQSYSEGGNTAGNVHVRKSMFRRNALAVHTTSSCLFDLLPLRADWLKIAATNLNIELFKGWWGRLAYPPQPCLQLTESKPFYCCVFPSFDPISVPRIVEIVDCQSPNRHNLRQILEGSPMFEAISDQFARVARDLQYKLVSLLKSSDFHAHDYMEREANITFTALDQLQVLSKPFHEQVKKFIRSASNLNKAERSIIHNDESYNDSQDHYNSKRMKRDDLISDYGVAKAGIETCKERFHSLGEESCRQKTMLFQVVGKLSSSEAQNKHHKARCAQISMDLLELEKPLQVAEKNLQLLQQKKEEYEYDAAKVAYKKARLELLGSSPDK; via the exons ATGATAATGTGGAGTATCAGCTATCCAAACTATATTCCAGCGCCGATCTTATTCAGCTCTCCACCATGCTACCCTTTCCAACTCCCTCTCTATGCTCACTGCTCCTATTTGGTGCCCCTTTTTTTCAACACGAATTATCAATACCTTTATCATTATCCTAACAAAAATAACAACTTGGAAGCTTCACAAATGAATCCCCATCCTCGACCACGACGACAAGATTTAAATCCTAGAGAATCGTCCAGATTTAAGAAATGGTTCCCTTTGCGAGTTTCGAATCCATGGAGAAAAAGAAGCGGCAGAAGTGATGCTTGTTTCAGATGTAAAAAACGAGGCCATTTCGCCATCGGGTGTCCCCGGAACGTGATGCGCAACAAGTCTAGGTTTTCTTCATCGGTTGCGGTGATTATAGGACAAGACGGCTTGCAATACTCTGCCCCGTCCTTGATTTGTCATTGCGGTCTATGTTGTTCACTCACTACTAGGAAAAGGCGGGATACGACTATTAGGAAATGCTACACTTGCTCG CTTAGAAACTGCCGAATGTTTAAATGGGAAGATGAGGTGAACAAGGATGAGCTAATAAGTGTCCCGAAATGCAGGTGTGGGGCGGGATTTTGCCGTCAGTTAACTGATTCACGTGGCAAGTATTTTGCCTGTCCTATAAAAAAG GGACAGGGAGCTTGTTCATTTTTCAAGTTGCTTACTGATGAATCACTAATAAATGATAGACATGTGGATGAAAGAATCACCCCACCTAATCTTACAATAGGGGATTTCACTGATTCCTTCCCTGCAAACAGTGTTCAGAAGGAGACCAGATCGTCGTATGTACTGGACACTGCTGAACATAATCCTAATCAGAGGGAAATATCAGTTTATCAAAAGTTGAAACTGATGGAAGTGGAGTTAGAGCACGAAGAAGATACATCGCATAGAACTCTGAGAAAGTGCAACAAACGATTTCGAGATGGAGCTCCAAAATATGACAGTTCTTTCTCCAACACTGTTGAGTTCAGCAATGTTCCTCAATCCTATAGTGAAGGTGGGAATACTGCGGGAAATGTTCATGTCAGGAAGAGTATGTTTCGGAGGAATGCTTTGGCAG TTCACACTACTTCCTCTTGCTTGTTTGACTTATTGCCACTGAGAGCAGATTGGTTGAAAATCGCTGCAACGAATTTAAACATAGAACTTTTTAAGGGTTGGTGGGGAAGGCTAGCTTATCCTCCCCAACCTTGTTTGCAACTGACTGAATCGAAGCCTTTCTATTGCT GTGTGTTCCCTTCCTTTGATCCCATATCTGTCCCCCGTATTGTGGAAATAGTTGATTGTCAGTCTCCGAATCGCCATAATCTTCGACAAATTCTAGAAGGCAGTCCTATGTTTGAAGCAATATCAGACCAGTTTGCTAGAGTAGCAAGAGACCTTCAGTACAAGCTCGTCTCATTACTCAAGTCATCAGATTTTCACGCGCATGATTATATGGAGCGGGAGGCAAATATTACCTTTACTGCGCTAGATCAACTTCAAGTTCTATCAAAACCATTTCATGAGCAAGTCAAAAAATTTATTCGGAGTGCATCTAATTTAAATAAAGCTGAACGTTCTATTATCCATAATGATGAATCATATAATGATTCTCAGGATCATTACAATAGCAAAAGAATGAAAAGAGATGATCTTATTAGTGATTATGGCGTGGCTAAGGCAGGCATAGAGACTTGTAAAGAACGTTTTCACTCTCTTGGTGAAGAATCTTGTCGCCAAAAGACCATGCTTTTCCAAGTTGTGGGCAAGTTGTCTTCTTCAGAAGCTCAAAACAAGCATCACAAGGCCCGTTGTGCTCAGATATCTATGGATTTGCTAGAGTTGGAGAAACCTCTTCAGGTTGCTGAAAaaaatttgcaacttttgcagcAGAAAAAAGAAGAATACGAATACGATGCTGCAAAGGTGGCATATAAGAAGGCGAGGTTGGAACTTTTGGGATCGTCACCTGACAAATAA
- the LOC108215044 gene encoding uncharacterized protein At2g39920 — MEREFSAQSFSSSADSDTEIRSDYEVESGIYMTSCAATILVAALISLGALMMTVLISLTVMLQSCQTKSSGALEMWNSVDYYRDCKIYALNAELNSLDARSIPSFCKDIAIKYIKQGEYTRDLETTALLVENYLNDIRPLADVLDAVLMDIDDFVPLHSHYFSPSLPGFAGYIYNDYVEEAKRQKKLIFLQLYMKLQGGGWPLVLFSRKPEKLRSTAFEHLISAGCGNWSSLVMRSEEEMPMHIQDYIFRRRNLLQQQGFHIRAVISSNMDALTSPVSGSRIFKIPNPIYFNIEHYAGKHSKSFNWEGYYYSK; from the exons ATGGAGAGGGAGTTCTCTGCTCAAAGCTTTTCGAGTAGTGCAGATTCTGATACAG AGATCAGAAGTGATTATGAAGTTGAATCAGGAATTTATATGACATCTTGTGCTGCAACAATCTTAGTAGCTGCGCTTATATCACTTGGGGCTCTAATGATGACAGTGCTGATATCTTTAACTGTAATGTTACAGTCATGTCAAACTAAGAGTTCAGGAGCTCTTGAGATGTGGAATTCTGTAGATTATTATCGTGATTGCAAGATTTATGCTCTAAATGCAGAACTCAACAGCTTGGATGCACGATCTATTCCTTCATTTTGCAAGGATATTGCAATTAAGTACATCAAACAAGGTGAATACACGAGAGACCTAGAGACAACTGCTTTGCTGGTAGAGAATTACTTGAACGATATCAGACCACTAGCAGATGTTCTTGATGCTGTGTTAATGGACATAGATGACTTTGTTCCATTACATTCTCATTATTTCAGTCCTTCACTGCCCGG ATTCGCGGGATATATCTACAATGATTATGTTGAAGAGGCAAAACGACAGAAAAAACTTATATTTCTGCAACTTTATATGAAACTTCAAGGCGGTGGCTGGCCATTGGTTCTGTTCTCTAGGAAGCCAGAAAAACTGCGGAGCACCGCCTTTGAGCATCTCATTTCAGCAGGATGTGGTAACTGGTCTTCACTAGTAATGAG ATCAGAGGAAGAAATGCCAATGCATATCCAAGATTATATCTTCAGGCGAAGGAATCTATTGCAACAACAAGGCTTCCATATCAGGGCAGTAATTAGCAGCAACATGGATGCTCTGACCAGCCCTGTTTCAGGATCACGCATTTTTAAGATTCCAAATCCTATATATTTCAACATAGAACACTATGCAGGAAAACATAGTAAATCCTTCAATTGGGAAGGATACTATTATAGCAAATGA
- the LOC108215025 gene encoding uncharacterized protein LOC108215025 has protein sequence MELSASASRLSNAAASASANPVRISSQQSRGIHSSPSLVRFFSTLPCRPFSFKASAKDTNGALYKAKAMSAEYSPEMELTGLTALCPLDGRYWSKVKDLSPFLSEYGLIHFRVLVEIQWLLKLSQIPEVTEVPSFTKDAQSYLESLVDGFSISDALEVKKIEKVTNHDVKAVEYFLKEKCQSNPEIAKVLEFFHFSCTSEDINNLAHGLMLNKAVNLVILPAMDELIKSIRDMAEANAHVPMLSRTHGQPASPTTLGKEMIIFAERLSREREDVSKVEIFGKFAGAVGNYNAHLVAYPNVDWPHIAEEFVTFLGLSFNAYVTQIEPHDYMAKLFDTIVRFNNILVDFDRDIWGYISLGYFKQITKAGEVGSSTMPHKVNPIDFENSEGNLGIANAYLSHFSSKLPISRWQRDLTDSTVLRNMGVALGHALLAYRSALQGISKLQVNEAALSKDLNQAWEVLAEPIQTVMRRYGVPEPYEKLKALTRGRGITRESILEFIEGLDIPKDAKANLLNLTPHTYIGVAAELARNVNGTTDSINGARVVDYESKRVG, from the exons ATGGAGTTGAGTGCTTCTGCTAGTAGACTTTCAAATGCTGCTGCTTCTGCTTCTGCTAATCCTGTAAGAATCTCCTCTCAACAATCCCGAGGCATTCATTCCTCTCCTTCACTTGTTCGCTTCTTCTCCACTCTCCCTTGTCGTCCCTTCTCTTTCAAAGCCTCCGCTAAAGACACTAACGGAGCTTTGTACAAG GCTAAAGCGATGTCAGCTGAATACTCTCCTGAAATGGAGCTCACAGGTTTAACGGCTCTCTGTCCATTGGATGGTCGGTATTGGAGCAAAGTCAAGGACCTGTCTCCTTTTTTGAGTGAATATGGCCTAATACACTTCAGGGTTCTGGTTGAG ATACAATGGTTGTTAAAGCTTTCACAAATTCCTGAAGTGACAGAGGTACCGAGCTTTACGAAAGATGCTCAGTCATATCTGGAAAGTTTGGTTGATGGTTTTAGCATAAGTGATGCTTTAGAGgtcaaaaaaattgagaaagtaACGAACCATGATGTGAAAGCAGTGGAGTATTTCTTGAAAGAAAAATGTCAATCTAATCCTGAAATAGCTAAG GTGCTTGAATTTTTCCATTTTTCATGCACGTCTGAGGACATTAATAATCTGGCCCATGGTCTGATGCTGAACAAAGCTGTTAACCTTGTCATACTTCCTGCCATGGATGAGTTGATAAAATCAATACGTGACATGGCTGAAGCAAATGCTCATGTTCCTATGCTTTCTCGTACCCATGGTCAG CCAGCTTCACCTACAACACTGGGGAAGGAAATGATCATTTTTGCAGAGAGGTTAAGCAGAGAAAGGGAGGATGTATCTAAAGTCGAGATCTTTGGGAAGTTTGCTGGTGCAGTTGGCAACTACAATGCACATCTTGTTGCATATCCTAATGTTGACTGGCCTCATATTGCCGAGGAATTTGTAACATTTTTGGGCCTGAGCTTTAATGCCTATGTAACACAG ATTGAACCTCATGACTATATGGCCAAACTTTTTGATACAATTGTCCGCTTTAACAACATATTGGTTGATTTTGATAGAGATATATGGGGTTACATTTCATTAGGTTATTTCAAGCAG ATAACAAAGGCTGGTGAGGTTGGGTCCTCAACAATGCCTCACAAGGTGAACCCAATTGACTTTGAAAATAGTGAAGGCAATCTCGGTATTGCCAATGCATATCTATCCCATTTCAGCAGTAAGTTGCCTATCTCCCGGTGGCAG CGGGATTTAACTGATTCTACTGTCCTTCGTAACATGGGTGTGGCATTAGGGCATGCACTTCTTGCATACAGAAGTGCATTACAGGGAATATCTAAGCTTCAG GTTAATGAAGCCGCTTTATCCAAAGACCTGAATCAAGCATGGGAGGTGCTTGCAGAACCAATACAAACC GTGATGCGGAGATATGGAGTTCCAGAGCCttatgagaagctaaaagcgcTAACCAGAGGAAGAGGAATTACCCGGGAAAGCATACTGGAGTTCATTGAAGGGCTGGATATACCAAAAGACGCAAAAGCTAATCTCTTAAACTTAACACCACATACCTATATCGGAGTCGCTGCAGAATTAGCAAGGAATGTAAATGGAACAACAGATTCGATTAATGGGGCCAGAGTAGTAGATTATGAGAGCAAAAGAGTTGGGTGA